In Clostridia bacterium, the following are encoded in one genomic region:
- a CDS encoding flavodoxin domain-containing protein, whose amino-acid sequence MDTLIIYATKHGTAEKCAALLSKKLEGKVDIHDIKAGSVLDLTKYGRVVIGGSIYMGRIQKEISTFCTQNINELRDKKLGLYICCMFKNNADAQLNSAFPKELLDIASAKECFGGEMRFSNMNFAERIITKMVSKTIAKDDASLTGIDTKKDVSMLDESSINKFAKLMSEA is encoded by the coding sequence ATGGATACATTAATAATTTACGCTACAAAGCATGGTACAGCAGAAAAGTGTGCTGCTCTGCTTTCAAAAAAACTGGAGGGGAAAGTCGATATCCATGATATCAAAGCTGGAAGTGTTTTGGACTTAACTAAATACGGCAGAGTGGTTATCGGAGGCTCAATTTATATGGGAAGGATACAAAAGGAAATAAGTACATTCTGTACGCAGAATATAAATGAGCTGAGGGATAAAAAGCTTGGGCTGTATATATGCTGTATGTTCAAAAACAATGCTGATGCTCAGTTAAATAGCGCGTTTCCCAAGGAGCTTTTAGATATTGCTTCAGCAAAAGAATGCTTTGGAGGAGAGATGCGGTTCAGCAATATGAATTTTGCAGAAAGAATCATAACAAAAATGGTTTCAAAGACTATAGCCAAGGATGATGCAAGCCTTACAGGAATAGATACTAAAAAAGATGTATCAATGCTCGATGAAAGCAGTATCAACAAATTTGCAAAACTAATGAGCGAGGCATAA
- a CDS encoding MarR family transcriptional regulator yields the protein MDILEKQKYIFGSLFLIANKLQVIGDHYLGKDDISTKQWFLTIMISQFGENPPTLSEVSALMGSSRQNVKQLALKLEEKGFLKIEKDEQDARALRLVMTEKSRVFWEERKHQDYMFVSNLFKDLNEDEINVMCNSFKKLFDKIQHLEKSLT from the coding sequence ATGGATATTTTAGAAAAACAAAAATACATATTTGGAAGTTTGTTTCTCATAGCAAATAAACTTCAGGTTATAGGAGACCACTATCTGGGGAAGGACGACATTTCTACAAAGCAGTGGTTTTTGACGATAATGATTTCACAGTTCGGGGAAAATCCCCCGACTCTCAGCGAAGTATCCGCACTTATGGGAAGCTCCCGGCAAAATGTGAAGCAGTTAGCTTTAAAACTAGAGGAAAAAGGATTCCTGAAAATTGAAAAGGACGAGCAGGATGCACGGGCACTCAGGCTTGTAATGACAGAGAAAAGCAGAGTATTCTGGGAAGAGCGTAAGCACCAGGATTATATGTTTGTATCAAACCTTTTTAAGGATTTAAATGAAGATGAGATTAATGTTATGTGCAATAGTTTTAAAAAGCTGTTTGATAAAATTCAGCATTTAGAAAAATCATTAACTTGA
- a CDS encoding multidrug efflux SMR transporter → MHWLFLVLAIGFEVLGTTSMKYSHGFTKPLPSVLMGLFYILSLSSLTMALKKFNVGTAYAIWSGLGTAAISIIGFIAFKDQVSLAKITAISLIITGVVILNLSGGMH, encoded by the coding sequence TTGCACTGGTTATTTTTAGTACTGGCTATCGGGTTTGAGGTATTGGGAACTACATCTATGAAGTACTCACATGGATTTACAAAACCTTTACCTTCAGTCTTAATGGGACTCTTCTACATACTAAGTCTCTCTTCGTTGACTATGGCTTTAAAGAAATTTAATGTGGGTACTGCTTATGCGATTTGGTCCGGCCTTGGCACGGCAGCAATTTCTATTATTGGTTTTATTGCTTTTAAAGATCAGGTAAGTCTTGCAAAAATAACTGCCATCTCCTTAATAATTACAGGGGTGGTCATCCTTAATCTAAGCGGTGGAATGCATTAA
- a CDS encoding MarR family transcriptional regulator — MRNTEALENGKDTLARLLLMTNKLRIIGDRALDGEMTIRQWLLTLAVAQYGDIPPTLSEVAEIMGTSHQNVKQLALRLHKQGFLKIEKDKVDQRATCLVLTEKSCLFWEKRQIEIRHFLTELFKDFSSEDINAMDEYLRKLYKSLQKIGEERK, encoded by the coding sequence ATGAGAAATACTGAAGCTTTAGAGAATGGAAAGGACACTTTGGCCAGATTGCTATTAATGACAAACAAGCTCCGGATAATAGGGGACCGGGCTCTTGATGGTGAGATGACCATAAGACAATGGCTCCTGACTTTAGCAGTTGCACAGTATGGAGATATTCCCCCGACTCTCAGTGAAGTGGCGGAAATTATGGGGACTTCTCATCAGAATGTAAAGCAGCTTGCGTTAAGGCTTCATAAACAGGGTTTTTTAAAGATAGAAAAGGATAAAGTTGATCAAAGAGCAACCTGTTTGGTGTTAACGGAAAAAAGTTGTCTATTCTGGGAAAAGCGACAGATTGAAATCAGGCATTTTCTTACTGAACTTTTTAAGGACTTCAGTAGTGAAGACATAAACGCAATGGATGAGTACCTGAGAAAGCTGTATAAGAGTTTGCAAAAAATAGGAGAAGAAAGAAAATGA
- a CDS encoding FMN-binding protein, producing MKIFIKIVLSAIIAFILIIAGGVFYLTRGLDSGSRIDVRVVDMSAVEDGTYIGEYKAGRFTNKVNVTVKDHKITKIDIEKDVTFNKPEWTKLIMERVLEKQNTDIDVVSGATVTSKAYLKAIENALSK from the coding sequence ATGAAAATATTCATAAAAATTGTTCTATCGGCTATTATTGCTTTTATCCTTATTATTGCAGGAGGTGTATTTTACCTGACACGGGGTCTTGATTCGGGAAGCAGGATTGATGTGAGGGTTGTAGATATGTCAGCCGTTGAAGATGGCACATACATCGGAGAATACAAAGCCGGAAGGTTTACCAACAAGGTGAATGTAACGGTAAAAGATCATAAGATAACTAAAATTGATATAGAGAAGGATGTTACTTTCAATAAGCCAGAATGGACAAAGCTGATAATGGAAAGAGTTTTAGAAAAGCAAAATACGGATATAGATGTAGTCTCAGGTGCTACAGTTACCAGCAAGGCTTATTTGAAGGCAATTGAAAATGCATTGAGCAAGTAA
- a CDS encoding NAD(P)H-dependent oxidoreductase, whose translation MSIVILDAMESENYISEALVETIRDRGIEPLHFKLENMEILQCRSCGACSFKSPGKCIVKDDMHDILREIAKCSVLIMLTPIRFGGYSSNLKKAADKLMHLCLPTYTVKYGHLLHPARYGTKFMLGIGVYAGNSKDEESSYKRLVENNALNVQYKHKAIVLKQSEDIAEVKEKVACTLREVC comes from the coding sequence ATGTCAATAGTAATACTTGATGCTATGGAAAGCGAAAATTATATATCAGAGGCACTTGTTGAAACAATCAGAGATAGAGGGATAGAGCCGTTGCACTTCAAACTTGAGAATATGGAAATTTTACAATGCAGGTCTTGCGGTGCCTGTAGCTTTAAATCGCCCGGTAAATGTATAGTAAAGGACGACATGCATGACATACTGAGGGAAATAGCAAAATGTAGTGTACTTATAATGCTCACACCTATCAGGTTCGGAGGATATTCGTCCAACTTGAAGAAAGCTGCAGATAAGCTGATGCATTTATGCCTTCCCACATACACGGTAAAATACGGTCATCTTCTCCATCCTGCACGTTATGGAACTAAGTTTATGCTTGGCATAGGTGTATACGCAGGGAATTCTAAGGATGAGGAATCAAGTTATAAAAGATTGGTGGAAAACAATGCGCTAAATGTTCAATATAAGCATAAGGCAATAGTACTTAAGCAGTCTGAAGATATAGCTGAAGTAAAAGAAAAAGTAGCCTGTACCCTTAGGGAGGTGTGTTGA
- a CDS encoding AraC family transcriptional regulator yields MINTKEALERCINYIESSINNKISLDDISEYSGVSKYYLHRMFKSLTGESLMDYVQSRKLSSSINELIGTRMRIIDIAMEYGFDHEQSYIRAFRKKFGYTPQRVRCDQISMGIKEKINVNDIITINNSVTYKPFYVFKQKFNIVGVKHKILSRSGDNIASTLGHNFFYNDKIRVNNAINTEVYIGYTNWKGYNDGYVYYVPSVQVSDLNVIPEGMTGIAIPAHKYVVFRFVGFFHPDKIKGRQVGRLLVHLYRRWIKNSGFKSADQFGFEYVDTSLSSDNYCELDIYQPIREADKTFYS; encoded by the coding sequence GTGATAAATACAAAAGAGGCTTTAGAGAGGTGTATAAACTATATAGAGAGTAGTATAAACAATAAGATATCCTTGGACGATATCTCTGAATATTCAGGAGTTTCAAAGTATTACTTGCATAGGATGTTTAAATCTCTTACGGGCGAGTCATTAATGGATTATGTGCAGTCCCGCAAGTTGTCTTCCAGTATTAATGAGCTTATTGGGACTAGAATGCGAATTATCGATATAGCTATGGAATATGGATTTGATCATGAACAATCATATATCAGAGCTTTCAGAAAGAAGTTCGGATATACGCCTCAAAGAGTAAGGTGTGACCAGATTTCTATGGGAATAAAGGAGAAAATTAATGTCAATGATATAATAACTATTAATAACTCGGTCACATACAAGCCCTTTTATGTTTTCAAACAAAAATTTAATATAGTTGGTGTAAAGCATAAAATTTTAAGTAGATCCGGTGATAATATTGCCAGCACCCTTGGACATAATTTTTTTTATAATGACAAAATAAGAGTTAATAATGCAATAAATACAGAGGTATACATAGGATATACGAACTGGAAGGGATATAACGACGGCTATGTATATTATGTGCCTTCAGTACAGGTATCTGACTTGAATGTAATACCTGAAGGTATGACAGGTATCGCAATACCCGCTCATAAGTATGTTGTGTTTCGGTTTGTGGGATTTTTTCACCCGGATAAAATAAAAGGAAGGCAAGTAGGTAGATTACTGGTTCATTTATATCGCAGGTGGATAAAAAACTCTGGGTTTAAGTCAGCTGACCAATTTGGATTTGAATATGTTGATACGAGTTTATCGAGTGATAATTATTGTGAATTGGATATTTATCAGCCTATCAGAGAAGCTGACAAAACATTTTATAGCTAA